The Apium graveolens cultivar Ventura chromosome 11, ASM990537v1, whole genome shotgun sequence genome has a window encoding:
- the LOC141697901 gene encoding RHOMBOID-like protein 2: MGRPHRESSPELEIKVHNGHSPIPHQRARQRRPSRPPPPTFEPFKKWFPWLVPIIVLANIILFILTMYYNDCPHKSRKCLGADTLGRFAFQRTRENPLLGPSAKTLLKMGAMQWSVVVEKNEVWRIVSCMWLHAGVIHIVSNMVSLLFVGIRLEQEFGFVRIGLLYVVSGIGGSILSCLFIRNTISVGASGALFGLLGCMLSELLTNWTIYANKCGALLSLVSIILINIAVGILPHVDNFAHLGGFVTGFFLGFVVLIRPQYGWVNHKTAPPGYYASKPKSKYKMYQLVLLGLSVVVLILGFTAGLVALLQGVNGNDHCSFCHYLSCVPTPLWKCDDRCSAMQSGNQVILQCLGNGKSGNYTLMSQDASSEVAQLCSSLCH; encoded by the exons ATGGGGAGGCCTCACAGAGAGTCCTCGCCGGAGCTCGAGATTAAGGTCCATAATGGACACTCACCGATACCGCATCAACGGGCTCGCCAGCGACGCCCGTCGCGCCCACCCCCGCCAACTTTTGAGCCATTTAAAAAATGGTTCCCTTGGTTGGTCCCGATCATAGTACTGGCTAACATTATCCTGTTTATTTTGACAATGTACTACAATGATTGTCCTCACAAGTCCCGTAAATGTTTGGGTGCTGATACTTTAGGCAGATTTGCGTTTCAGCGTACACGCGAAAATCCTCTCCTTGGTCCTTCTGCTAAAAC GCTACTCAAGATGGGAGCTATGCAATGGTCAGTTGTGGTTGAAAAAAATGAGGTGTGGCGCATTGTATCTTGTATGTGGCTGCATGCAGGGGTTATTCACATTGTTTCGAATATGGTGAGTCTATTGTTCGTTGGCATTCGGCTTGAGCAGGAGTTTGGATTTG TGCGAATAGGATTGCTGTATGTTGTATCAGGAATCGGAGGAAGCATATTATCCTGCTTGTTTATCCGTAATACCATCTCAGTTGGAGCATCTGGTGCATTATTTGGATTGCTTGGATGCATGCTTTCTGAACTTCTCACAAACTGGACAATATATGCCAACAAG TGTGGAGCATTACTTAGTCTTGTTTCTATCATCCTGATCAATATAGCTGTGGGAATTCTTCCTCATGTGGACAACTTTGCACATCTAGGAGGTTTCGTTACAGGGTTTTTTCTCGGGTTCGTTGTTTTGATTCGGCCACAGTACGGATGGGTTAACCACAAAACTGCTCCTCCTGGTTACTATGCTTCCAAACCCAAGTCCAAATACAAGATGTACCAGTTGGTATTGTTGGGGCTATCTGTGGTTGTTCTTATATTGGG ATTTACGGCCGGACTAGTAGCACTCCTTCAAGGTGTGAATGGTAATGATCATTGTTCTTTTTGCCATTACTTGAGCTGTGTTCCTACCCCTCTATGGAAATGTGATGACCGCTGCTCG GCTATGCAGAGCGGAAACCAGGTGATTTTGCAATGCCTTGGCAATGGGAAGAGCGGAAATTACACATTGATGAGTCAAGATGCAAGTTCAGAAGTGGCTCAGCTTTGTTCTAGTCTCTGCCACTGA
- the LOC141696035 gene encoding UDP-glycosyltransferase 73C6-like — MDSQSQQLHFVMIPLMCPGHLIPMIDMAKLLAQRQVVVTIVITPRNSVRFGAAINRAIDSGLPIRLLEVPFPSVEAGLPEGCENIDALPTYGLITNFFSALNMLQKPVEKIIGEVRPRPSCILSDKHVFWTVDTAEMFQIPWIMFDGMSCFTQLCTDMLSTSKVHESVSDSEPFIVPGLPDPIMFTKPQLPTLFNPDSVLDSVNIINKQIRAAEVRAYGVVINSFEELKKNYVDEFKMLRRDKVWCVGPLSLSNKDSLDKVQRGTNATNDQNKCLNWLDIQKPGSVIYACLGSLSSLTRGQLIELALGLEASGRPFVWVVKAGSKQEEIEKWIVEDGFEERIKGRGLLIRGWAPQVLILSHSAIGAFLTHCGWNSTTEGVCAGLPLIAWPLFAEQFFNEKLIVQVVETGVSVGNKIAVRLGEEEKAGVNVKREDVTRAINCIMCQGEEGENRRRKAREFAEKAAKAVEKGGSSHFNINLLIEDIKKQTTIRA, encoded by the coding sequence ATGGATTCACAGTCACAGCAGCTTCACTTTGTTATGATCCCCTTAATGTGTCCAGGCCACCTTATTCCAATGATAGACATGGCCAAACTGCTGGCCCAACGCCAAGTTGTTGTCACCATTGTCATCACGCCTCGCAATTCTGTCCGTTTTGGAGCAGCCATTAATCGGGCCATTGATTCCGGCCTCCCCATTCGCCTTCTTGAAGTCCCGTTCCCGTCTGTGGAAGCTGGCCTGCCCGAGGGATGTGAAAACATTGATGCACTGCCTACTTATGGTTTGATTACAAACTTTTTTTCTGCATTAAATATGTTACAGAAGCCTGTAGAAAAAATTATTGGAGAGGTAAGGCCTCGTCCAAGTTGCATTTTGTCCGATAAGCACGTGTTTTGGACAGTAGATACTGCAGAAATGTTTCAGATTCCGTGGATTATGTTTGATGGAATGAGTTGTTTCACACAGTTATGCACAGATATGCTGTCAACTTCAAAAGTGCACGAGAGTGTTTCAGACTCGGAGCCCTTTATTGTCCCAGGTTTACCTGATCCTATCATGTTTACCAAACCCCAGTTACCCACTTTATTCAATCCTGATTCTGTTCTTGATTCTGTGAACATTATTAACAAACAAATAAGAGCAGCTGAAGTAAGAGCTTACGGGGTTGTAATTAACAGCTTTGAGGAGTTGAAAAAGAATTATGTTGATGAGTTTAAAATGTTAAGAAGAGATAAAGTTTGGTGTGTTGGACCTTTGTCTTTAAGCAACAAAGATAGCTTAGATAAGGTTCAAAGAGGAACTAATGCCACCAATGATCAAAACAAATGTTTGAATTGGCTTGACATTCAGAAACCCGGCTCTGTAATCTATGCATGTCTCGGAAGCCTAAGTAGTCTTACACGCGGACAGCTTATAGAGCTTGCTTTAGGCTTGGAAGCATCGGGACGTCCATTTGTATGGGTAGTAAAGGCTGGAAGTAAACAAGAAGAAATAGAGAAATGGATAGTAGAAGATGGATTTGAGGAAAGAATTAAAGGAAGAGGCCTTCTGATCCGTGGTTGGGCGCCACAAGTTTTAATTTTGTCACACTCTGCAATTGGAGCATTCTTGACTCACTGTGGTTGGAATTCGACGACTGAAGGGGTTTGTGCTGGACTTCCACTGATCGCATGGCCATTGTTCGCGGAGCAGTTTTTTAACGAAAAGTTAATAGTGCAAGTAGTAGAGACTGGTGTGAGTGTTGGGAATAAGATTGCTGTGCGGCTGGGTGAGGAAGAGAAGGCCGGAGTGAATGTGAAGAGAGAAGATGTTACCAGGGCTATAAATTGCATTATGTGTCAGGGGGAAGAAGGGGAAAACAGAAGAAGAAAAGCAAGGGAGTTTGCAGAGAAGGCAGCCAAGGCAGTTGAAAAAGGAGGCTCTTCTCACTTCAATATTAACCTGCTGATTGAGGACATTAAGAAACAAACAACGATCAGAGCATAG